From a region of the Zingiber officinale cultivar Zhangliang chromosome 4B, Zo_v1.1, whole genome shotgun sequence genome:
- the LOC121975119 gene encoding uncharacterized protein LOC121975119 isoform X6, producing MVDISCINPKSSYWAVYSTHLVETDDYPIADILFIEFVIDGGPAAKALKPKFDISMKHVSSHFGFSAPHVEMRHIVAASIFLKGLEGLLFISSCSFGTCLLSLFLAFTTPVILDFYKYDIEARIHAAVQQVYSEFWGTDLFLEHEKLFSNAGKEKGYQVENILGSIHTLRQFRPHVTTTKVWFCTCCGA from the exons ATGGTGGATATTTCTTGCATCAATCCTAAATCTTCATACTG GGCTGTGTATTCTACCCATCTTGTGGAGACAGACGACTACCCTATCGCTGATATCTT ATTTATTGAATTTGTTATTGATGGTGGACCAGCAGCAAAGGCTCTCAAGCCAAAGTTTGACATTTCGATGAAGCATGTTTCTTCACATTTTGGCTTTTCAGCACCTCATGTGGAA ATGAGACACATTGTTGCGGCTTCTATTTTTCTTAAGGGTCTTGAAGGTCTGCTGTTTATCTCCAGCTGCTCTTTTGGAACTTGTCTGCTG TCTCTTTTCCTAGCTTTCACTACCCCTGTCATTCTCGACTTCTACAAGTATGACATTGAGGCCAGGATTCATGCAGCTGTTCAGCAAGTTTATTCAG AATTTTGGGGCACTGATCTTTTCCTTGAGCATGAAAAACTCTTTTCTAATGCGGGAAAAGAAAAGGGTTATCAAGTCGAAAACATATTAGGCAGTATTCACACGTTGCGTCAGTTTAGGCCTCACGTAACCACCACAAAAGTGTGGTTTTGCACATGTTGTGGAGCCTAG
- the LOC121975119 gene encoding pentatricopeptide repeat-containing protein At1g07590, mitochondrial isoform X5, with the protein MASYRFFSLLRRRLPPQFPYRALPRSFNTASSDLHTERDLAEQETACQSAEQLEGSLCSRVERLPRGESVIYAFQTWMGDGHDVNRGDIFHTINRLRKLKRNKRALEVMEWVVRERPYKLGALEYSYLLEFTIKLHGISQGESLFLRIPHQYQNDLLYNNLVMACLDKGLIRLSLAYMRKMRELNFPISSFVYNRLILLHSSSGRKKTIPKLLTQMKADGVARHVSTYNILLKIEADEHHIEGMSKVFKDMIKAKIDPNEVTYGILAIAHAVARLYTVSETYIEAIERTRTGNNWSTLDVLLILYGYLGKEDELERTWKYVKELPHVRTNSYGLAIEAFGRASFVHRAEEIWLEMKSSKKLKITKQFNSIIAVYCRHGLMDKASDIFKEMEANDCKPNAITYRHLALGCLKAGLLEEALKTMDLGKNEDVSFQIY; encoded by the exons ATGGCATCCTACCGTTTCTTCTCTCTCCTTCGCCGGAGGCTGCCTCCGCAATTCCCCTACAGAGCTTTGCCTCGATCGTTCAACACCGCCTCCTCGGATCTTCACACGGAGCGTGATCTTGCGGAGCAGGAAACCGCGTGCCAAAGCGCGGAACAGCTTGAGGGATCCCTTTGCTCGCGGGTGGAGAGGCTGCCGAGGGGCGAGTCCGTAATCTACGCATTCCAGACCTGGATGGGGGATGGTCATGACGTTAACAGGGGCGATATATTCCACACCATCAATCGCCTCCGGAAGCTCAAGAGGAACAAGAGGGCGCTCGAG GTTATGGAGTGGGTGGTTAGAGAGAGGCCATACAAACTGGGTGCATTAGAATACTCTTATCTTTTGGAGTTCACAATCAAACTCCATGGTATTTCACAAGGAGAAAGTCTCTTCCTTCGAATCCCTCATCAATATCAAAATGACTTGCTATACAACAACCTTGTCATGGCATGCTTGGATAAGGGCTTGATCAGGCTTTCACTAGCATACATGAGAAAGATGAGGGAACTGAACTTTCCTATTTCTTCATTTGTTTACAACCGGTTGATTCTTCTACATTCCTCTTCCGGTCGCAAGAAAACTATTCCTAAACTCCTAACCCAAATGAAGGCTGATGGTGTTGCCAGACATGTATCAACGTATAATATTTTACTGAAGATAGAAGCCGATGAACATCATATTGAAGGTATGTCAAAGGTGTTCAAGGATATGATTAAGGCAAAAATTGATCCCAATGAAGTCACTTATGGCATTTTAGCAATTGCTCATGCAGTTGCTAGACTTTATACAGTATCGGAGACCTATATCGAAGCTATAGAGAGGACAAGAACTGGCAATAACTGGTCTACACTAGATGTTCTTCTCATTTTATATGGGTATTTGGGGAAAGAGGATGAGCTAGAGAGAACTTGGAAGTATGTCAAAGAACTTCCCCATGTTAGAACTAATAGTTATGGGCTTGCAATTGAAGCATTTGGAAGGGCCAGTTTTGTTCACAGGGCTGAAGAGATATGGTTAGAAATGAAATCGTCCAAAAAGTTGAAAATAACAAAGCAGTTCAACTCAATTATAGCAGTTTATTGCCGGCATGGGCTTATGGATAAAGCCTCTGATATCTTCAAAGAAATGGAAGCAAATGATTGCAAACCAAATGCTATAACATATCGTCACCTTGCTTTGGGTTGCTTAAAAGCTGGTTTGTTAGAGGAAGCATTGAAGACAATGGATTTGGGGAAGAATGAAGATGTGAGTTTTCAG ATTTATTGA
- the LOC121975119 gene encoding pentatricopeptide repeat-containing protein At1g07590, mitochondrial isoform X2, with amino-acid sequence MASYRFFSLLRRRLPPQFPYRALPRSFNTASSDLHTERDLAEQETACQSAEQLEGSLCSRVERLPRGESVIYAFQTWMGDGHDVNRGDIFHTINRLRKLKRNKRALEVMEWVVRERPYKLGALEYSYLLEFTIKLHGISQGESLFLRIPHQYQNDLLYNNLVMACLDKGLIRLSLAYMRKMRELNFPISSFVYNRLILLHSSSGRKKTIPKLLTQMKADGVARHVSTYNILLKIEADEHHIEGMSKVFKDMIKAKIDPNEVTYGILAIAHAVARLYTVSETYIEAIERTRTGNNWSTLDVLLILYGYLGKEDELERTWKYVKELPHVRTNSYGLAIEAFGRASFVHRAEEIWLEMKSSKKLKITKQFNSIIAVYCRHGLMDKASDIFKEMEANDCKPNAITYRHLALGCLKAGLLEEALKTMDLGKNEDVSFQGCVFYPSCGDRRLPYR; translated from the exons ATGGCATCCTACCGTTTCTTCTCTCTCCTTCGCCGGAGGCTGCCTCCGCAATTCCCCTACAGAGCTTTGCCTCGATCGTTCAACACCGCCTCCTCGGATCTTCACACGGAGCGTGATCTTGCGGAGCAGGAAACCGCGTGCCAAAGCGCGGAACAGCTTGAGGGATCCCTTTGCTCGCGGGTGGAGAGGCTGCCGAGGGGCGAGTCCGTAATCTACGCATTCCAGACCTGGATGGGGGATGGTCATGACGTTAACAGGGGCGATATATTCCACACCATCAATCGCCTCCGGAAGCTCAAGAGGAACAAGAGGGCGCTCGAG GTTATGGAGTGGGTGGTTAGAGAGAGGCCATACAAACTGGGTGCATTAGAATACTCTTATCTTTTGGAGTTCACAATCAAACTCCATGGTATTTCACAAGGAGAAAGTCTCTTCCTTCGAATCCCTCATCAATATCAAAATGACTTGCTATACAACAACCTTGTCATGGCATGCTTGGATAAGGGCTTGATCAGGCTTTCACTAGCATACATGAGAAAGATGAGGGAACTGAACTTTCCTATTTCTTCATTTGTTTACAACCGGTTGATTCTTCTACATTCCTCTTCCGGTCGCAAGAAAACTATTCCTAAACTCCTAACCCAAATGAAGGCTGATGGTGTTGCCAGACATGTATCAACGTATAATATTTTACTGAAGATAGAAGCCGATGAACATCATATTGAAGGTATGTCAAAGGTGTTCAAGGATATGATTAAGGCAAAAATTGATCCCAATGAAGTCACTTATGGCATTTTAGCAATTGCTCATGCAGTTGCTAGACTTTATACAGTATCGGAGACCTATATCGAAGCTATAGAGAGGACAAGAACTGGCAATAACTGGTCTACACTAGATGTTCTTCTCATTTTATATGGGTATTTGGGGAAAGAGGATGAGCTAGAGAGAACTTGGAAGTATGTCAAAGAACTTCCCCATGTTAGAACTAATAGTTATGGGCTTGCAATTGAAGCATTTGGAAGGGCCAGTTTTGTTCACAGGGCTGAAGAGATATGGTTAGAAATGAAATCGTCCAAAAAGTTGAAAATAACAAAGCAGTTCAACTCAATTATAGCAGTTTATTGCCGGCATGGGCTTATGGATAAAGCCTCTGATATCTTCAAAGAAATGGAAGCAAATGATTGCAAACCAAATGCTATAACATATCGTCACCTTGCTTTGGGTTGCTTAAAAGCTGGTTTGTTAGAGGAAGCATTGAAGACAATGGATTTGGGGAAGAATGAAGATGTGAGTTTTCAG GGCTGTGTATTCTACCCATCTTGTGGAGACAGACGACTACCCTATCGCTGA
- the LOC121975119 gene encoding pentatricopeptide repeat-containing protein At1g07590, mitochondrial isoform X3, whose translation MASYRFFSLLRRRLPPQFPYRALPRSFNTASSDLHTERDLAEQETACQSAEQLEGSLCSRVERLPRGESVIYAFQTWMGDGHDVNRGDIFHTINRLRKLKRNKRALEVMEWVVRERPYKLGALEYSYLLEFTIKLHGISQGESLFLRIPHQYQNDLLYNNLVMACLDKGLIRLSLAYMRKMRELNFPISSFVYNRLILLHSSSGRKKTIPKLLTQMKADGVARHVSTYNILLKIEADEHHIEGMSKVFKDMIKAKIDPNEVTYGILAIAHAVARLYTVSETYIEAIERTRTGNNWSTLDVLLILYGYLGKEDELERTWKYVKELPHVRTNSYGLAIEAFGRASFVHRAEEIWLEMKSSKKLKITKQFNSIIAVYCRHGLMDKASDIFKEMEANDCKPNAITYRHLALGCLKAGLLEEALKTMDLGKNEDVSFQISRWLAHGGYFLHQS comes from the exons ATGGCATCCTACCGTTTCTTCTCTCTCCTTCGCCGGAGGCTGCCTCCGCAATTCCCCTACAGAGCTTTGCCTCGATCGTTCAACACCGCCTCCTCGGATCTTCACACGGAGCGTGATCTTGCGGAGCAGGAAACCGCGTGCCAAAGCGCGGAACAGCTTGAGGGATCCCTTTGCTCGCGGGTGGAGAGGCTGCCGAGGGGCGAGTCCGTAATCTACGCATTCCAGACCTGGATGGGGGATGGTCATGACGTTAACAGGGGCGATATATTCCACACCATCAATCGCCTCCGGAAGCTCAAGAGGAACAAGAGGGCGCTCGAG GTTATGGAGTGGGTGGTTAGAGAGAGGCCATACAAACTGGGTGCATTAGAATACTCTTATCTTTTGGAGTTCACAATCAAACTCCATGGTATTTCACAAGGAGAAAGTCTCTTCCTTCGAATCCCTCATCAATATCAAAATGACTTGCTATACAACAACCTTGTCATGGCATGCTTGGATAAGGGCTTGATCAGGCTTTCACTAGCATACATGAGAAAGATGAGGGAACTGAACTTTCCTATTTCTTCATTTGTTTACAACCGGTTGATTCTTCTACATTCCTCTTCCGGTCGCAAGAAAACTATTCCTAAACTCCTAACCCAAATGAAGGCTGATGGTGTTGCCAGACATGTATCAACGTATAATATTTTACTGAAGATAGAAGCCGATGAACATCATATTGAAGGTATGTCAAAGGTGTTCAAGGATATGATTAAGGCAAAAATTGATCCCAATGAAGTCACTTATGGCATTTTAGCAATTGCTCATGCAGTTGCTAGACTTTATACAGTATCGGAGACCTATATCGAAGCTATAGAGAGGACAAGAACTGGCAATAACTGGTCTACACTAGATGTTCTTCTCATTTTATATGGGTATTTGGGGAAAGAGGATGAGCTAGAGAGAACTTGGAAGTATGTCAAAGAACTTCCCCATGTTAGAACTAATAGTTATGGGCTTGCAATTGAAGCATTTGGAAGGGCCAGTTTTGTTCACAGGGCTGAAGAGATATGGTTAGAAATGAAATCGTCCAAAAAGTTGAAAATAACAAAGCAGTTCAACTCAATTATAGCAGTTTATTGCCGGCATGGGCTTATGGATAAAGCCTCTGATATCTTCAAAGAAATGGAAGCAAATGATTGCAAACCAAATGCTATAACATATCGTCACCTTGCTTTGGGTTGCTTAAAAGCTGGTTTGTTAGAGGAAGCATTGAAGACAATGGATTTGGGGAAGAATGAAGATGTGAGTTTTCAG ATTTCTAGATGGCTCGCTCATGGTGGATATTTCTTGCATCAATCCTAA
- the LOC121975119 gene encoding pentatricopeptide repeat-containing protein At1g07590, mitochondrial isoform X4: MVMTLTGAIYSTPSIASGSSRGTRGRSRQVMEWVVRERPYKLGALEYSYLLEFTIKLHGISQGESLFLRIPHQYQNDLLYNNLVMACLDKGLIRLSLAYMRKMRELNFPISSFVYNRLILLHSSSGRKKTIPKLLTQMKADGVARHVSTYNILLKIEADEHHIEGMSKVFKDMIKAKIDPNEVTYGILAIAHAVARLYTVSETYIEAIERTRTGNNWSTLDVLLILYGYLGKEDELERTWKYVKELPHVRTNSYGLAIEAFGRASFVHRAEEIWLEMKSSKKLKITKQFNSIIAVYCRHGLMDKASDIFKEMEANDCKPNAITYRHLALGCLKAGLLEEALKTMDLGKNEDVSFQVRRSTPWLETTHMLLEVFADMGNLEMSKSLFREFKETKYHRYTFVHNTLLRAYMKAKTYDSEILKKMILAGARPDAETYSLVRFIEQFRR; this comes from the exons ATGGTCATGACGTTAACAGGGGCGATATATTCCACACCATCAATCGCCTCCGGAAGCTCAAGAGGAACAAGAGGGCGCTCGAGGCAA GTTATGGAGTGGGTGGTTAGAGAGAGGCCATACAAACTGGGTGCATTAGAATACTCTTATCTTTTGGAGTTCACAATCAAACTCCATGGTATTTCACAAGGAGAAAGTCTCTTCCTTCGAATCCCTCATCAATATCAAAATGACTTGCTATACAACAACCTTGTCATGGCATGCTTGGATAAGGGCTTGATCAGGCTTTCACTAGCATACATGAGAAAGATGAGGGAACTGAACTTTCCTATTTCTTCATTTGTTTACAACCGGTTGATTCTTCTACATTCCTCTTCCGGTCGCAAGAAAACTATTCCTAAACTCCTAACCCAAATGAAGGCTGATGGTGTTGCCAGACATGTATCAACGTATAATATTTTACTGAAGATAGAAGCCGATGAACATCATATTGAAGGTATGTCAAAGGTGTTCAAGGATATGATTAAGGCAAAAATTGATCCCAATGAAGTCACTTATGGCATTTTAGCAATTGCTCATGCAGTTGCTAGACTTTATACAGTATCGGAGACCTATATCGAAGCTATAGAGAGGACAAGAACTGGCAATAACTGGTCTACACTAGATGTTCTTCTCATTTTATATGGGTATTTGGGGAAAGAGGATGAGCTAGAGAGAACTTGGAAGTATGTCAAAGAACTTCCCCATGTTAGAACTAATAGTTATGGGCTTGCAATTGAAGCATTTGGAAGGGCCAGTTTTGTTCACAGGGCTGAAGAGATATGGTTAGAAATGAAATCGTCCAAAAAGTTGAAAATAACAAAGCAGTTCAACTCAATTATAGCAGTTTATTGCCGGCATGGGCTTATGGATAAAGCCTCTGATATCTTCAAAGAAATGGAAGCAAATGATTGCAAACCAAATGCTATAACATATCGTCACCTTGCTTTGGGTTGCTTAAAAGCTGGTTTGTTAGAGGAAGCATTGAAGACAATGGATTTGGGGAAGAATGAAGATGTGAGTTTTCAGGTTAGAAGATCTACGCCATGGTTGGAAACTACACATATGTTATTAGAGGTTTTTGCTGATATGGGCAATCTAGAAATGTCAAAAAGTTTGTTTCGAGAATTTAAGGAAACAAAATACCACCGATATACTTTTGTTCATAATACTCTACTAAGAGCCTATATGAAGGCAAAAACTTATGATTCAGAGATTTTGAAGAAAATGATCTTGGCAGGAGCAAGACCTGATGCCGAGACATATAGTCTTGTTAGATTCATAGAACAGTTCAGAAGATAA
- the LOC121975119 gene encoding pentatricopeptide repeat-containing protein At1g07590, mitochondrial isoform X1, whose translation MASYRFFSLLRRRLPPQFPYRALPRSFNTASSDLHTERDLAEQETACQSAEQLEGSLCSRVERLPRGESVIYAFQTWMGDGHDVNRGDIFHTINRLRKLKRNKRALEVMEWVVRERPYKLGALEYSYLLEFTIKLHGISQGESLFLRIPHQYQNDLLYNNLVMACLDKGLIRLSLAYMRKMRELNFPISSFVYNRLILLHSSSGRKKTIPKLLTQMKADGVARHVSTYNILLKIEADEHHIEGMSKVFKDMIKAKIDPNEVTYGILAIAHAVARLYTVSETYIEAIERTRTGNNWSTLDVLLILYGYLGKEDELERTWKYVKELPHVRTNSYGLAIEAFGRASFVHRAEEIWLEMKSSKKLKITKQFNSIIAVYCRHGLMDKASDIFKEMEANDCKPNAITYRHLALGCLKAGLLEEALKTMDLGKNEDVSFQVRRSTPWLETTHMLLEVFADMGNLEMSKSLFREFKETKYHRYTFVHNTLLRAYMKAKTYDSEILKKMILAGARPDAETYSLVRFIEQFRR comes from the exons ATGGCATCCTACCGTTTCTTCTCTCTCCTTCGCCGGAGGCTGCCTCCGCAATTCCCCTACAGAGCTTTGCCTCGATCGTTCAACACCGCCTCCTCGGATCTTCACACGGAGCGTGATCTTGCGGAGCAGGAAACCGCGTGCCAAAGCGCGGAACAGCTTGAGGGATCCCTTTGCTCGCGGGTGGAGAGGCTGCCGAGGGGCGAGTCCGTAATCTACGCATTCCAGACCTGGATGGGGGATGGTCATGACGTTAACAGGGGCGATATATTCCACACCATCAATCGCCTCCGGAAGCTCAAGAGGAACAAGAGGGCGCTCGAG GTTATGGAGTGGGTGGTTAGAGAGAGGCCATACAAACTGGGTGCATTAGAATACTCTTATCTTTTGGAGTTCACAATCAAACTCCATGGTATTTCACAAGGAGAAAGTCTCTTCCTTCGAATCCCTCATCAATATCAAAATGACTTGCTATACAACAACCTTGTCATGGCATGCTTGGATAAGGGCTTGATCAGGCTTTCACTAGCATACATGAGAAAGATGAGGGAACTGAACTTTCCTATTTCTTCATTTGTTTACAACCGGTTGATTCTTCTACATTCCTCTTCCGGTCGCAAGAAAACTATTCCTAAACTCCTAACCCAAATGAAGGCTGATGGTGTTGCCAGACATGTATCAACGTATAATATTTTACTGAAGATAGAAGCCGATGAACATCATATTGAAGGTATGTCAAAGGTGTTCAAGGATATGATTAAGGCAAAAATTGATCCCAATGAAGTCACTTATGGCATTTTAGCAATTGCTCATGCAGTTGCTAGACTTTATACAGTATCGGAGACCTATATCGAAGCTATAGAGAGGACAAGAACTGGCAATAACTGGTCTACACTAGATGTTCTTCTCATTTTATATGGGTATTTGGGGAAAGAGGATGAGCTAGAGAGAACTTGGAAGTATGTCAAAGAACTTCCCCATGTTAGAACTAATAGTTATGGGCTTGCAATTGAAGCATTTGGAAGGGCCAGTTTTGTTCACAGGGCTGAAGAGATATGGTTAGAAATGAAATCGTCCAAAAAGTTGAAAATAACAAAGCAGTTCAACTCAATTATAGCAGTTTATTGCCGGCATGGGCTTATGGATAAAGCCTCTGATATCTTCAAAGAAATGGAAGCAAATGATTGCAAACCAAATGCTATAACATATCGTCACCTTGCTTTGGGTTGCTTAAAAGCTGGTTTGTTAGAGGAAGCATTGAAGACAATGGATTTGGGGAAGAATGAAGATGTGAGTTTTCAGGTTAGAAGATCTACGCCATGGTTGGAAACTACACATATGTTATTAGAGGTTTTTGCTGATATGGGCAATCTAGAAATGTCAAAAAGTTTGTTTCGAGAATTTAAGGAAACAAAATACCACCGATATACTTTTGTTCATAATACTCTACTAAGAGCCTATATGAAGGCAAAAACTTATGATTCAGAGATTTTGAAGAAAATGATCTTGGCAGGAGCAAGACCTGATGCCGAGACATATAGTCTTGTTAGATTCATAGAACAGTTCAGAAGATAA